The Oncorhynchus keta strain PuntledgeMale-10-30-2019 chromosome 17, Oket_V2, whole genome shotgun sequence genome has a window encoding:
- the LOC118396146 gene encoding gonadotropin-releasing hormone II receptor-like, producing MNDSLRMSHEIMMFYQMMEQAQNTSCEAPTPICNTSANGDSLQLPTFSTAAKVRVIITFTLCAMSAVCNLAVLWAANTNGKRKSHVRILIINLTVADLLVTFIVMPVDAVWNITVQWQAGDVACRLLMFMKLVAMYSCAFVTVVISLDRQSAILNPLAINEAKKRSKIMLSVAWVMSVILSVPQMLIFHSVTITVPEKFTQCTTRGSFVQHWQETLYNMFTFACLFLLPLIIMIFCYTRILVEISSRMTHGNMSSKEIHLRRSHNNIPKARMRTLKMSIVIVTSFIVCWTPYYLLGLWYWFFPDDMDETVSHSLTHMLFIFGLFNACLDPITYGLFTIHFRHGLKRYCRSTATFSRESENNTTLTGSFRRSPFRLTRLTQQGQTSITGQMAEEEQVKKTCHYSNYLTVHNSGEGDPGPASPESTI from the exons ATGAATGACAGCTTGAGAATGTCACATGAGATCATGATGTTTTACCAAATGATGGAACAAGCCCAGAACACCAGCTGTGAAGCACCCACCCCCATCTGCAATACGAGTGCAAATGGAGACTCACTACAGCTACCCACCTTCTCCACAGCAGCCAAAGTCAGAGTAATCATTACTTTCACTCTGTGTGCCATGTCAGCTGTCTGTAACCTCGCTGTGCTGTGGGCCGCCAATACCAACGGAAAGCGCAAGTCCCACGTTAGGATATTAATAATTAACCTGACTGTGGCAGACCTGCTGGTGACTTTCATAGTCATGCCTGTTGATGCTGTCTGGAATATCACAGTTCAGTGGCAGGCAGGAGACGTCGCCTGTAGGCTGCTGATGTTCATGAAACTTGTTGCCATGTACTCCTGTGCTTTTGTCACAGTGGTCATTAGCTTGGACCGCCAGTCTGCTATCCTCAACCCACTGGCCATCAATGAGGCCAAGAAGAGAAGCAAGATCATGTTGTCTGTGGCGTGGGTGATGAGTGTGATTCTGTCTGTTCCCCAG ATGCTGATATTCCACAGTGTGACCATCACGGTTCCAGAGAAGTTTACCCAGTGCACTACTCGTGGGAGCTTTGTCCAACACTGGCAGGAAACCCTGTACAACATGTTCACCTTTGCTTGTCTTTTCCTGCTGCCGCTGATCATCATGATCTTCTGTTACACACGTATCCTGGTAGAGATATCCAGTCGCATGACCCACGGAAACA TGTCTTCTAAGGAGATACATCTCCGACGCTCTCACAACAACATTCCAAAAGCACGGATGAGGACTTTGAAGATGAGCATTGTTATCGTGACTTCCTTCATCGTCTGCTGGACCCCTTACTACCTGTTGGGACTGTGGTACTGGTTCTTCCCTGACGATATGGATGAGACGGTCTCTCATTCTTTGACTCATATGCTCTTTATTTTTGGCCTCTTCAATGCCTGTTTGGACCCAATAACTTACGGCCTGTTCACCATCCATTTCCGCCATGGCCTGAAGCGCTACTGTCGGAGCACAGCCACGTTCAGCCGTGAGTCAGAGAACAACACTACCCTGACCGGCTCTTTCAGGCGCTCCCCCTTCCGCCTGACACGGCTTACCCAGCAAGGCCAGACGTCCATCACTGGCCAGATGGCAGAGGAGGAACAGGTCAAGAAAACCTGCCACTATAGCAACTACCTCACAGTTCacaacagtggagaaggtgacCCAGGTCCGGCCAGTCCTGAAAGCACTATATGA